The genomic window AACGGATTTTCAATCTGGCTCCTTTCTCTTATCTCGGAGCTATCAGTTGATTTACTCATAAGGCGCCACTTTTTGAACTAGTTCTGAGATTTTGTGTAGGATTCGGGGTTGCGGTATCATGATTATTTTTGATTGTTAGATCACCTTTGGAAATTGCTGAGCAAGGACAGAGAAAAAGGACCTGCTCCACTACATAAAGTAATAGAAATAGCTAAAGCTGCCAGAAAAGAACAAAGACCTCATTTTCTGACAGTCAAACATAGAGAAACAATTCAAAGTTTAGAATTAAATAATCTTCGACAACATGAAAAGGAGATAAGACTAGATGAAGAGTCTCTTTTAGACTCTAGCATCCAGTAAATCCGGTTTCTCATCGATTCTGGGGATATCTAACTTCTTCTTGATCTTCCTGAATTTCTGGTGGTCATTTTTCTCCAGGAGTGTTATGGCTTCTCCTTCTCGGCCCTGTCTGCCGGCTCTTCCGATTCTATGGGTGTATGTGTCGGCTTTGTCAGGTACATCATAGTTGAAGACATGCGTTACATCATCTACATCTATTCCACGTGCCGCGACATCCGTAGCTACAACTACTTTGATGTCTCCTTTCTCGAATCTTTCTAGAACATCTTCTCTCTGGTTCTGGTTCATATCGCCGTTTAACTCCTGTGCATCAATGTTGTTTTTCCTTAGTTTATCCGCTAACCATCGGGTTGTGTTCTTAGTCTTACAGAATACTACGGAAAGGTCTCTGTCCCGTTTTTTGAGGAATGTGTATAGCATGGAGAGTTTTTCGTCTCTATTGGCATTCACATATTTTTCATCCAGGTTCCTGGTGTGCTCCGATTTCTCTATCCTGATTGTCTCCGGGTCGATGTCATAGCGGTCGCACATCTTCTTCAGGCTTCTTGGGATAGTAGCCCCGAATAGGAGATTCTGCTTGTGATCAGGCAGATGACTTATTATCTGTTCGAGTTCATCCTGGAATCCCATGTCAAGCATTCTGTCGGCTTCATCCAGTACAAAGTACTCTAGTTCGTCTGCGTTAATTTTTCCTTTTTTGAACAGGTCTAGTACTCTTCCTGGTGTTCCTACTATGATGTTGGCGGTTTTTGCTCCTTGGATCTGTGGTTCGTAGTCGACTCCTCCGTAGATTGTTACTGTTTCGATTGAATTTGCGGAGGCCATGTCGATCTCTGCTGAGATCTGTTTGGCTAGCTCTCTTGTAGGAGATAGGATTAGTGCTTGTGTGTGGTCTCCGTCGATTTTTTCGATTAGTGGTAGTGAGAAGGCGAGTGTTTTACCTGATCCTGTTTCTGATTCGACCATCAGGTCTTTTCCTTCTTTTACTTTTGGTATTGCTTTTTGCTGTACTTCTGTCGGTTCTGTAATATCATTTGCTTCCAGGTTCTCCTTTACAGGCCTGGAAATACCTAGTTCTTTGAAATTCATAGAAAGATTCTGTCCTCGTATATAAACATTTTGAGGCGGGAAGCTTTAACCCTGTGGGATTCAACTCCGA from Candidatus Nanohalobium constans includes these protein-coding regions:
- a CDS encoding DEAD/DEAH box helicase translates to MNFKELGISRPVKENLEANDITEPTEVQQKAIPKVKEGKDLMVESETGSGKTLAFSLPLIEKIDGDHTQALILSPTRELAKQISAEIDMASANSIETVTIYGGVDYEPQIQGAKTANIIVGTPGRVLDLFKKGKINADELEYFVLDEADRMLDMGFQDELEQIISHLPDHKQNLLFGATIPRSLKKMCDRYDIDPETIRIEKSEHTRNLDEKYVNANRDEKLSMLYTFLKKRDRDLSVVFCKTKNTTRWLADKLRKNNIDAQELNGDMNQNQREDVLERFEKGDIKVVVATDVAARGIDVDDVTHVFNYDVPDKADTYTHRIGRAGRQGREGEAITLLEKNDHQKFRKIKKKLDIPRIDEKPDLLDARV